The genomic region GGTCTATCAGAGAAAGAACCCCTCTGTGAGGTTCAACAACACCTGCAACTACACCGAGGACGTCCTTGAGGACATCAGGAACTTCAGGGCCGACATAGGCTTCATATCCCAAGAACAGGAGAACGACCGTGATCTAATAGTCCATAAGCTGATGGACAATCGACTGGCTATAATCAGCTCCCCAAAAAACAAAGCGATCGGACAGGTCCGATCGCTCAGTGAGCTTGCTCGTATGAATTTGCTCCTGTGCCCCAGCAGGTCGGGGCTCCGGGGGGTCATAGACAAGGCCTTCTCCGATAACGGCGTTTCCCCGGAAAGCCTGAACATAGTCATGGAGATGGGAAGCCTGGAGGCCCTCAAGGCCTCGGTGGCGAACGACGACGGGGTCTCCATAGTCCCTTACGTCACCATCAAAAAAGAGCTATATCTCAAAATGCTCAAACAGCACATCATCAAAGACGTGGAGATAAGCTGTCCCGTCTCGATCGTCTATCACCGGTCCTCCCTCCAGAAGCCCGAGCTTTACACCTTTATAGACTTCATGCTCCATCAGGGGAAGGAGAGCTTTTGCTGATAACCATCTCGAACACCCCCGGTATGACCTCCTCTATCTTCACGGAACAACCCATCTCCTCCACTACATCCCTGACGTTCAGGGGGGCGCAGCTGTGATCCGAGACCAGCAGGACCTGATCCCCTGGTCTCATTCCG from Dethiosulfovibrio salsuginis harbors:
- a CDS encoding LysR family transcriptional regulator — translated: MNQSTIKSFITIVEEKSISKAAQKLHVSQSALSQQLKQLEEELDTLLLLRSNQGVSLTKSGELFFNYAQIFEDLYKKMQTEMELLEHQSISIIRVTSSTSICEYLVPCALTVYQRKNPSVRFNNTCNYTEDVLEDIRNFRADIGFISQEQENDRDLIVHKLMDNRLAIISSPKNKAIGQVRSLSELARMNLLLCPSRSGLRGVIDKAFSDNGVSPESLNIVMEMGSLEALKASVANDDGVSIVPYVTIKKELYLKMLKQHIIKDVEISCPVSIVYHRSSLQKPELYTFIDFMLHQGKESFC
- a CDS encoding sulfurtransferase TusA family protein, with protein sequence MSEIRKVDCLGDFCPIPGIKARLAMNGMRPGDQVLLVSDHSCAPLNVRDVVEEMGCSVKIEEVIPGVFEMVISKSSPSPDGA